One Vigna unguiculata cultivar IT97K-499-35 chromosome 11, ASM411807v1, whole genome shotgun sequence DNA window includes the following coding sequences:
- the LOC114170279 gene encoding TMV resistance protein N-like: MIVGDEVVESGSPPENETGYMAPVLKQPSRRVFTFSMASNKMQRSSSSHTKNFDVLVSFRGTDTRNGFTNHLFGALQRKGVIAFRDDYTIQKGEFLESELLHAIEGSCVFIVVFSKDYASSTWCLKELRKIVDLVEEIGRSMLLIFYDVNPFEVRKQSGEFAKAFAEHEERFKDDLC, encoded by the exons ATGATTGTGGGAGATGAGGTGGTGGAGAGTGGATCGCCGCCGGAGAATGAAACTGGGTatatggcaccggttttgaAACAACCAAG CAGGCGAGTTTTCACCTTCTCAATGGCTTCCAACAAAATGCAACGCAGCTCTTCATCACACACTAAAAATTTTGATGTGCTTGTTAGCTTCAGAGGCACAGATACTCGTAACGGTTTCACAAATCATCTTTTTGGAGCTCTTCAAAGAAAAGGAGTTATTGCCTTCAGAGATGACTACACAATCCAGAAAGGGGAGTTCTTAGAGTCTGAGCTCTTGCACGCAATTGAAGGATCATGCGTTTTCATTGTTGTCTTCTCAAAGGACTATGCATCATCCACATGGTGCTTGAAAGAGCTTAGAAAGATCGTTGATTTGGTTGAAGAAATAGGTCGAAGTATGCTCCTGATTTTCTATGATGTCAATCCTTTTGAGGTTCGAAAACAGAGTGGCGAGTTTGCAAAAGCTTTTGCAGAGCACGAAGAAAGGTTCAAAGATGACTTGTGTTAG
- the LOC114170280 gene encoding disease resistance protein TAO1-like, producing MVEKWREALKTSCDRCGWDVQNKQQYEEIEKIVEKVIDILGRNQIWSFGDDLVDMHSRVKQLEEVVDLSANDIVRLVGICGMGGIGKITLATALFNKF from the exons ATGGTAGAAAAATGGAGGGAAGCTCTCAAAACAAGTTGCGATCGTTGTGGGTGGGATGTGCAAAACAA GCAACAatatgaagaaattgaaaaaattgttgaaaaggTAATCGACATATTGGGTCGTAATCAAATTTGGAGTTTTGGAGATGATTTAGTTGATATGCATTCTCGTGTTAAGCAATTGGAAGAAGTTGTAGATTTGAGTGCTAATGATATTGTTCGGCTTGTGGGAATTTGTGGGATGGGTGGAATAGGGAAAATCACACTTGCAACTGccttgtttaataaattttaa